In Oryza sativa Japonica Group chromosome 2, ASM3414082v1, the following are encoded in one genomic region:
- the LOC4330304 gene encoding E3 ubiquitin-protein ligase ATL59, giving the protein MLGSGLNLVTTVIGFGMSATFIVFVCARLICGRAARADAEADAAEGRVAAARAMAAGPAPFDFDVEFRATDLDRTIEHTRSGLEPFVVAAIPTMKYSYEAFQSKDDAQCSICLGEYNEKEILRIMPKCRHNFHLSCIDVWLQKQTTCPICRISLKDLPSGKPAESPVRSLPQLFSHPESSVSRSPHWILPIHRDRTGGRESSPASQETVEVVIEIQQEMH; this is encoded by the exons ATGCTGGGGTCGGGGCTGAATCTGGTGACCACGGTGATCGGCTTCGGGATGAGTGCCACCTTCATCGTCTTCGTCTGCGCGCGCCTCATCtgcggccgcgccgcgcgggccgacgccgaggccgacgccgccgagggCAGGGTCGCGGCCGCGCGGGCCATGGCGGCTGGCCCCGCGCCGTTCGACTTCGACGTCGAGTTCCGGGCCACGGATCTCGACCGCACG atTGAGCATACCCGTAGTGGATTGGAACCTTTTGTTGTTGCTGCAATTCCTACAATGAAGTACAGCTACGAGGCCTTCCAATCAAAAGATGATGCCCA GTGCTCCATATGTTTAGGTGAATACAATGAGAAAGAGATTCTGCGCATCATGCCCAAATGCCGTCATAATTTTCATCTTTCCTGTATAGATGTATGGTTACAAAAGCAAACTACTTGTCCGATATGCCGGATCTCATTGAAGGACCTACCCAGTGGAAAACCTGCCGAGTCCCCTGTCCGTAGTCTCCCTCAACTATTCAGCCACCCTGAAAGCTCAGTGAGTCGATCACCTCATTGGATACTTCCTATCCATCGTGATCGTACTGGAGGTAGAGAAAGCAGCCCGGCTTCACAAGAAACAGTAGAGGTGGTCATTGAAATCCAACAAGAAATGCACTGA
- the LOC4330305 gene encoding uncharacterized protein translates to MPQQTNGSIWQGQHDGIQSRKGPKGSSVFYMNFYDGDDDDDDDLITEWWDQEELSDDDDYYIAAALLTDIEHKRTKRKRRDPPVYNAKLFRRRFRMSKELFLRIVASVEAYDDYFRQRPNAVGLLESTMIEAFKHFVKAVVDVFADQYLRAPTAEDTARLMAINTPRGFPGMLGCIDCSLNYINVLQRSPLFQRLTSGTASELEFMVNGKKYTMGYYLADGVYPSWATFVKTISNPQGNKRIHYAKVQEGVRKDVERAFGVLQACFAMVRGPARFWDTETLWYIMTACVIMHNMIIDNERDEDVDYDYDQEDSEVLRKEEYQRRNKPMLEKFLKIHKEIEDH, encoded by the exons ATGCCACAGCAGACCAACGGCTCCATCTGGCAAGGGCAGCACGATGGCATCCAG AGTAGGAAGGGCCCCAAGGGGAGCAG TGTTTTTTACATGAACTTCTacgacggtgacgacgacgacgacgacgatctcATTACCGAATGGTGGGATCAAGAGGAGTTGTCTGACGATGATGACTATTACATTGCAGCTGCTCTTCTTACGGACATAGAACATAAGAGGACCAAAAGAAAGCGTCGTG ATCCTCCTGTATATAATGCAAAATTATTTAGGAGGAGGTTCAGAATGTCAAAGGAGCTCTTCTTGCGCATCGTGGCTAGTGTGGAGGCTTATGATGACTACTTCAGGCAGAGACCGAATGCAGTGGGTCTTCTCG AGAGCACCATGATAGAAGCTTTCAAGCACTTTGTCAAGGCTGTGGTAGATGTGTTTGCTGATCAATACTTGAGGGCACCAACTGCTGAGGACACTGCAAGGTTGATGGCTATAAACACTCCAAGGGGGTTCCCAGGGATGCTAGGTTGTATTGACT GTTCTCTTAATTATATCAATGTACTACAGAGATCACCACTCTTTCAAAGGCTTACATCAGGGACAGCTTCTGAGCTGGAGTTTATGGTGAATGGAAAGAAATACACTATGGGTTACTATCTTGCTGATGGCGTATACCCTTCTTGGGCCACTTTTGTGAAGACCATTTCCAATCCACAAGGTAACAAGAGAATACATTATGCAAAAGTTCAAGAAGGAGTGAGAAAGGATGTTGAAAGAGCATTTGGTGTTCTACAAGCCTGCTTTGCAATGGTGAGGGGTCCTGCTAGATTTTGGGATACAGAGACCCTATGGTACATAATGACAGCTTGTGTAATCATGCACAACATGATCATTGACAATGAGCGAGATGAAGATGTAGACTACGACTATGATCAGGAGGACAGTGAGGTGTTGAGAAAGGAGGAATACCAACGGCGTAATAAACCTATGTTAGAGAAGTTTCTAAAGATACATAAAGAAATTGAAGACCACTAA